GCCACCAGGCTGCGCAGGACGTAGGATGTCGTAATGACCGCCACTCCCGCCCGCCGCATCGCCCGCGTCCGTCCGAATATTCCGGCCACTGAGCTGGAACAGTTCTTCGTGGCCAACGACGCCGCGGACTTCGGCAGCGACGCCGGCAGGCTGTGGACTGTGGTCGACAGTCCGTTCCCGGGGTCCCTCGCGAACACCGGCAGTGCACCTCGAACGGGCTGGCAGCCCGGTTCCGTTGCTGGCGAGGATTCCTTCACCTTCCTCGCACCCAGCGTTCCGGCCAACGTACTGGGCATGGCGCACAACACCGGTCCGGAGGGCGGGCGCTGCCTCCGCAGGCCTTCCACAAGGCGGCCACCAGCGTGGTGGGTCCGGGCGAGGCCATCGAACTGGCACCGGGAGTAGGCCACGTGGACCCGGAAGCCGAACTGACCGTCGTCGTCGGTCGAAGGTCACGCGGGCTGACGCTGGAGAATGCGCGGGCCGCCGTCCTCGGATTCACCGTCGGCAACGATGTGACGGCACGGGAGCTGCAGAAGACTGATGAGCTGTGGATCAGCGCCAAGAGCCAGGACACTTTCACGCCGGCCGGGCCATGGATCGTCACCGGCCTGGACAGCGGCGATCTTGCTATCGGCGTCATTCACAACGGCACAGCGCTCCGGGCCGCCAGCTCGGCGGACCTAGGCTGGGGCGTGGATGAGATTCTGGTGTATCTGACGTCGTTCATGACGCTCCACCCCGGCGACCTGGTCCTCACGGGCTTCCCGGCCGAGACCTCGCGGCTGCAGCCCGGGGACACCGTCACGTGCAGTGTGGAGGGGATCGGGCACCTGACGAACCCGGTGCGGGCCTCAGCCTGACGGGAATAGCCACTGCCATATGGCAGGCTTGATGGATGGAGTCACCTGCTGCGACCGCGGCCCCGCAGTCGCAACAGGCCGGTTCCCCCGCCCCAAAGCCCTTAATCCGGATGCCCC
This genomic window from Arthrobacter sp. 24S4-2 contains:
- a CDS encoding fumarylacetoacetate hydrolase family protein, which translates into the protein MVGPGEAIELAPGVGHVDPEAELTVVVGRRSRGLTLENARAAVLGFTVGNDVTARELQKTDELWISAKSQDTFTPAGPWIVTGLDSGDLAIGVIHNGTALRAASSADLGWGVDEILVYLTSFMTLHPGDLVLTGFPAETSRLQPGDTVTCSVEGIGHLTNPVRASA